TGGCTAGAAGCTCGAAACATGTTTAGCATGTCATGGTAAATGCGTCCTAGCTGAGAGTAAAAGTAGGTGCCGATTGACGAACAGGCAGCGACGTTCGTTTTCATGATATTGCCAATGATCTTGATCGTCTCTCCATCTTGGAGGATCGAGGGATCTTGGTTTGCCTGGCCTATGATAGCGTCCCAGGCAGAATTGGGCAATGACATCAAATTCTCAATCAACCGGTCTTGGAGGCCCTTTTGACCCTGTGCAGAGATCATATAGCCACATGCTTCGTAGAAAGTATGGACCTGCTGCGGCGAAAGATCACAAGTAATTTTCCTCATGCTTCGAACGATTTCCTCAATGAACGGCTCGTTTTCCCCGGGCTGAAGGGCAACAAAATGACGTCTGCATTTGTTGGCGATCTTTATGAAGGTGTCGCAAGCCATGTCCTGAACACCTATTGGAAGTTAGAATAGAGGCTTCTGGTAAAGTGATTGAATAACCGACCTTCATGTGTCTCATGCATAAACTCGAAAAGTTTGTTGACAACTGTCTTCAAGAATTTCCAGTGAGCCTTCAGAAAGCGTGGGTACTGCCCCACGATGTACATGATGTTACTGGCCACAACAGCTTTATTATCTTTTCCACGCTTCATTTCTGTGAGACCCAAGAGGTCTTTAATAACAGTAACGAGAAAGCGCTTCTCGGTTTCTTCGTTCATGGCTCCGGAGATTGACCCAATAGCCCAGCAAAGGGTATTACAGTTGGCCCATGACCATTCAGATCCATCGACTTGTTTAGCCAATTTCTCGATCATTATATTCTCCGTATCAACGACGTCGAGATGTGTGAGGTAGACTAAGCACTCCCGGATTGTCTTGTAGAGCTGGATCGTATCACTCTCTTTGACAAACTCGCGGACGATTTCACCTTCATCGTTCTCGACGATCAGGACCTCCTCTGGGCGCACCATTTTTTCTATCATGACTGTACGCAGGCTTGATAAAACTTCTTCATATTTGTGTTTGCGGAGTGGGTAATTGGCCAAGGTGCTGGGATGTGGCGCTCCACCGTTTGATAAGCCACTGACGCCCATGCTCACCAAAGGATTGATATCGGTGATTGGGAGCTGCTGCATCTCTTCATAAAGCTCTTGCACGAGTCGCGTCCAGTATTCTAGGCAAATCTTGAAAACTTCTCTGTCGTCAATCTGACTAATGCGAATAAGATAAAAGTGCGCATGAGTGAGATAGTCACGATTTGGTAATTTTTCAATAAGCTGGTTAAGTAGGGGGGAGGACAAATATCAGCGGCTCTATCAGCGTTTGGAGCGGAAAATCTCTGAAACTTACATTGAGATGGGCGCTGAAGAaactggaaaggaagagagcgaggTTGAGTACAAACTCTTGATCTCGCGAGTTGCTCTTCGCATATGTCTGTTTCAAGTCCATTGACAGTGGGATTATCTTGGACACTACCGTCAAAGTCTCTGTAAACATATGTACCAGCCTCTCATCGTAGTTATACGGGTTGCCGATCTGGAGCCCGCCAATTTCCGTCAGACACTTGAGGGTCACATTGCGAAATTCGGGAACGTCCAAGAATCGTGTCAGAAGTGTACTTATGATAGGTGTTTCAAAGATATATCCCAGTGGAATCCAATTCAAGAAGCGTAGAAGAGTCTCCAGGGTAGCTTTAATCAAGCTTGGTTGGTTTGCGGTATTGAGCACCTCGGAGCACAACTGGAAGATGGACGAGAATTCCTGTGTCATAGAAGTCTTCAAATTCCTTGCCTTTACGGAGGTCATCTGGTCTTGAGAAAAGTCGAAGACTTCCTCCGATAGCAAGCGAAGGATTGCCATGTTGTTCTCACAAATTGAAAGGCTTGTGTGGCAGGACGAGATGATTTCGTTGATAAAAGTCGGCCAATTGTGAGGCCATTCCTGCTTCAAGATGGAAACGAGAACCAAATTTAGTTTGTTCAAGAACGCTCGCTCGCTCCTTAACTTTTCTTCCGAGCTAGAGTTTTCGATGATAAAGTTAACGATAAAATTTCGGATACCTGCAACCGTCAGACAGACTCAGACAGACCCGGATATGAAGCCCTAGCAAGGGATTACCTAGACATTGTTCTCTCGGTAGAACCTTCCATCGAGTCATGATTACATCGTCAAGAACTTGGAGAGCAAGATCTAGAATCATCAGCACAATTCCAATCAACATACTCGAGGGTCGATATCGCACATTTGGTCTGTGGATACGATGACTCCTGGAGAATATTCCCTACAATTAACCAGGCATCCGGATTTTGCTTAAACTGGTAATCCAAGATAGGTCAGATATTCCCTTTTCTGCGGTGTATATCAACGGCTCCTTTTAGACTCACTTCTGTCAATGTTTGCTGGGCTTGCTTTTGCTGTAGTTTGCAATTATAAGATCAGTGCTCTGCATCATTGCACAGGGATCGTAAGGTAGATGAATAAAGGAAAATACAGGAAGCTACTGAAAGGAGGACGCAGGATTTCTTTGGGACAACACACCAGGTCTCCTTTGCCTTCGTAGAAGGCTTGGACAGTGTTGTCCAACTCCTGTATGGATACCGACATTCCGTTCACGAAGCTGGCGATACGGCCCTTTGCACAGCTTGTCGACGCGTCCCAGACACAAGCGCAGGTAAAGAGGATTTTAAGTTAACTCAATATAAAAATTTGCAGGTACTATGACAAGTACAGGGTAAAGCAAATGGATGGAATGCGTGGTGGGGTTAAGGCTCTCTCTTGGAGGGGTTCGCCGGAAGTAAGCTCCTCAAAGCAAATTACTACTGTTTTGACGAGAGGGAAAATGCCAGAGGTGAAGTGGGGCTGTATGGCCCAGCTTGAGATGCAGGCGCGAGTTTGGGATATGGATAACCCAAGAAGGggtaaacaaaaaaaatccGTGTAGACTCAACTCACTGGCGGTGTGAACAGCGCGTTGCTCAAGTTATTGGAACTCTATCGGGTACGATGTAATTAAACTCGTTAGTAACTGATTACGTCCAAGTAGGATTAGTCAGCTTCCCTTTTGGAAATAGCTGAAGATAACCCATGAAAATTAAAATTGATTTACAATACGGAGGGAGTTTCACCAAGGGACTCCCAAGTACTCTAAGAGCCCATCCCAGTCTACCTAGGTCGCCGCACTATCTATAACCTATATAGAATCAAGAAACGCTAGGCTACGATTGAGAATAGGTACCTCTTACCATGTGCTCCTGGGAAAGCCGCGCGTTCATATCAGCATCGTACAAGTAGTTTTGCTGTCTATAGCTAAGAGCGTTCAAATGATTACCGTTGGCTTTGGGGATCTTGATATTGTATAGAAAGGTGAATCCAGCCAGGTAGAATGAATGAAAATACGATACAGTTTGTCACCAGATTAATCCTACGTGTAATGACTatacaagaaaaagaagctggaTCTCAAAAGAGCTTTGGGCTATGAAAAAGGTAAAGAATGCGAAGGCGATAAATATACACGGGAGCACCGATAATATAGGCAACAAAACATGTTGCCATCTCTTGCTATCATGAAATTCACCCCTTATATATACTGTGTACTCCATGTACATGTATATTTTTGTTGGGGGGAAGGGCCAGATATGAACATGACAATGGCTCATCAGGTACTATGTATACTGCCGGTACGTGCTATGAACATAAAAGGTACTACCCAGATCgggttggtgttgaggtATGGCAGTCAGGTTTGTAACCGCGCTGTCCGGCGCCAATGGCGAAAAtcatgaggaagaaggcctCTTAAGCGACCAAAATCATGGAAGCGGGAAATACCTCCCCCCACAGAAAGTAATATTCAAACCGCATTGGAAGTCGGCTGGACCCACTAAACTCTACATCCCCTGCGACCGCCGTGCCGCGCTTCCCTCGCGGATAGAGCGGCAGCGAACCATTACAATCCAAGCATGGCCCAGGGGCCAGCCCTCCAGGACATCTGTTGGTGGCGTGTCGCCTGAGCACCATCACTCGCAAGCATGAGACCCATGTTAGACTAACCAAAGGCCGCTATAGCCAATCATTTTCCTTGCGTAGCCATCGGGGGATGGTCGATCGCGCGGTAACTTCAATCCAGCCACTAACTTCCCATCAGCCAGCTGGCAGCCGCATTGCCATGAAGCAAGTAGGAATATGAACCAATACTGTACTATGGAATCCCCTggtcagcttcttcttcacctcaaCATCCCCCTACCCGTGCTAGCTTTTGGTTCACATTTGAGGTAATACCTATCTAATTTACTTCTTTTCATTTACTGTGTAAATTCATCCCTCCCTCCTTTTAGTTtgggggggaagagagagagaatagaaaagagaataaaaaagggaaagggaaaagataCTACTCTACTCGCTGCATTCAGCCATTGTCAGCTATCGCTTACCCTTTCTTCTAGGTTCCCTCCACTCCCAATACGGGGTCATTAATAAccccctcttctttcttgcttttgcctcttcccctctcttaGTAAATCCAAGAGTACTCTGCTACCTACGTCCCGGAATATTtacttttcttctctcctgtttcactttctttttttatttatttattgtTTTCTTTATTAGTGGAGGAGGTAGATGCATTATTCTATTCAGGCTTGTGTTTTTGCATTCTTACACCAGCAATCAATCACCACAGCCGCCACATTTCCCTCCTCTACCGTCTTCTTGTACTGTCGTTACTACTACCGCCCCTTCCTCTCGTCCTATGGACCGTATATGCTCATCGTTGTAGATTCCTGTATCCCATAAATCTTCGTCACTAAACGCTTCTTTCCCCGTCAACTCAACCTATCCACTACAGAAACAAGCGTTATCATTCGTACCGATATCTCACTTTgcgcttttctttcccttacGCTGAGGTTGATCCCATACCTGGTGCCTTCTAATCCCGTCCCGGTCTGCTATCTCCTACTTCCACGATACCTACGAAGCAGCCCTACTGAACTTATCTTGAACCTCACCTGGTGCATGGCCTCGGGATAGCCGTACAGGCCAATCAATACATTGAGTCTAAAAAAATTCTTGCCGTTAAATTTGGTGCTTTATATCTCTTATCCTCCATTGCTTCCGAAGAGTGAACCTGCGCGCAGGATTGCCTCTCCATCCTCGATTGATGCAACTCCTTCCAGTTCTAGTTCTAGTTGACGGCGCGCAAGGTGGAATAGTACTCCTTTGGCGAAGATTTAATTGGCCGCAGCATCTGTGTGACACCAGCTGAAGATACCGCTGCGCTCACAAGGGACTTGCGAGAGAACAATAGAAATAACCTTCCACTGCGCGTTGGAACTCAGGTGGTGGAACCTGAAGGCTTTATATCGAGGGTCACATC
This Aspergillus flavus chromosome 1, complete sequence DNA region includes the following protein-coding sequences:
- a CDS encoding nuclear transport receptor (exportin KapK), producing MSVSIQELDNTVQAFYEGKGDLQKQAQQTLTEFKQNPDAWLIVGNILQESSYPQTKYLALQVLDDVIMTRWKVLPREQCLGIRNFIVNFIIENSSSEEKLRSERAFLNKLNLVLVSILKQEWPHNWPTFINEIISSCHTSLSICENNMAILRLLSEEVFDFSQDQMTSVKARNLKTSMTQEFSSIFQLCSEVLNTANQPSLIKATLETLLRFLNWIPLGYIFETPIISTLLTRFLDVPEFRNVTLKCLTEIGGLQIGNPYNYDERLVHMFTETLTVVSKIIPLSMDLKQTYAKSNSRDQEFVLNLALFLSSFFSAHLNLIEKLPNRDYLTHAHFYLIRISQIDDREVFKICLEYWTRLVQELYEEMQQLPITDINPLVSMGVSGLSNGGAPHPSTLANYPLRKHKYEEVLSSLRTVMIEKMVRPEEVLIVENDEGEIVREFVKESDTIQLYKTIRECLVYLTHLDVVDTENIMIEKLAKQVDGSEWSWANCNTLCWAIGSISGAMNEETEKRFLVTVIKDLLGLTEMKRGKDNKAVVASNIMYIVGQYPRFLKAHWKFLKTVVNKLFEFMHETHEGVQDMACDTFIKIANKCRRHFVALQPGENEPFIEEIVRSMRKITCDLSPQQVHTFYEACGYMISAQGQKGLQDRLIENLMSLPNSAWDAIIGQANQDPSILQDGETIKIIGNIMKTNVAACSSIGTYFYSQLGRIYHDMLNMFRASSQLISDAVVRDGEIATKTPKVRGLRTIKKEILKLIDTYVQKADDLEMVNANMVPPLLEAVLVDYNRNVPDAREAEVLNVMTTIIHKLHNLMEDKVPLIMESVFECTLEMINKDFHEYPEHRVQFFKLLQAINLYCFPALLKLDATQFKFVIDSCMWASKHDNREVENTGLTMCLELMNNMAETDTQTSNIFFRQFYIPILQDVFFVLTDSDHKAGFKSQAMLLSRMFYFVEAGKVQDPIYSPEQAPLGTSNKDFLQEYVANLLQNAFKNLQEIQIKQFVIGLFAFNDDFNKFKTHLRDFLISLKEFAGDNAELYAEEREQALRDAKAAERDRAMKVGGLLKPSEMDQEDEL